The window TTCTGATATCCCCTGACTATGTATTATCTGGTTCCGTATAAATCCCAATCGTCTTAGGATGTTGGATAGAATTTGTATGACATCTCCTGCCAAGTTAGGGGCCTAAGCCCAATTGATTTCTTTCGGATTTCTACAACTGCGGCTTTGAAAACCCCTCTTGTCTCAGCACCTCCGCCACATTTCTTCCATTCACAAACACGTCGGCAACGGTGCGGCCGTAGACGTCTTGTCCGTAAGGCACGATGCGGATCGGGCCGTCGTGCAGGAGGGTTTCCAGCCGCTGTTTGGCTTCCTGTCCGCCCGGTTCATTCAGCTCTGGAGTATCGATGCCTCTGAGCCGGATGCGCTCGCCACCCATCCGCACGGTGTCGCCGTCGACTGCCGAGATCGGCTGGTTGTACGGAAGTCTTGGTCTGAGCAGGCGGCGGAGTGCGGAGGGCTGAATCTGTTTCTGATAGGGTGTAATTTTGTACCGGCCTGAGGGTCGGCGGTGGGGGCGGCTGCTCCGCGGGTGATGGGGACGATAGGGTTGTAAGGTTGAGGGCAACCGATTGGAGTCGCCGGCCGATGGACTCCAACACAGATCACAATTTTGCGGAACGGTCGATCCGCTATTGGCAGCGGAGAGCTTCGCGGCCTGGGCGACCATTGCCGGCGTCATGCTGTTCAGGCAAAGGAGCAGGGAGGCAAGAAGGGTGGCTGTGTGGTGACGCATGAACGCATCGTCCTCGCACAGCTCGTGCCAGGAGTGGTTCGGTTGACAACGGGGAAAACGGCGTGGCATTTTCAGAGCCGATAGGTGATGGCTGATAGCTCATAAGCGACAGGGTCGCGGAGGGATAGATCATGGAAATGTTTGGTCGAGTCGGCTTGGTGGAAGTCCCGATTCTGATCGCCCCGGATCAGAAGGTGTGGATGGATAAGATGATCAAGGAAGGGAAAATTGCTATTCCGCCTGGCGGGACGCTCGAAAAAGGCTCGCTCTATTCGATGTTTATTCGCATGTTGCTCCATAATGCGATGGAGGAGCAAAAGCGGCAGGAAGCGTTGGATGCGGACGACGAGGACGACGAATAGGACGCTGTTGAAACGCCCGCCAGCGTCGTGCTCGCGGCGCTCCGGGTGTAACTGACTTAAAGAACGCGCTGGTTGAATGCAGCTACGGCCTTGCGGGATGATCGTTTTGATCACCCGCAAGGCCGTTGTTGTATCGAAACAGCTGCTCTTTTGTATCTGGCGAGATACGAACGATGCTTCTCGAGCGACGGTCGAGCTTAGAGGCTCTTGAACGCGGTATGCGCCGCGCGGATCGTCTTTTCGATATCTTGAGCCGTATGGGCGGTGGAGAGAAACGCGGCTTCGAATTGTGACGGAGCCAGGTAGATTCCCTGTTCGAGCATCTTGTGGAAGAACTGGCCATAGCGCTTGGTGTCGGCATGCTTCACGGTATTCCAGTCCGTGACTGGGCCTGAGAGGAAGAACGAGGTGAGCATGGAGCCCACGCGGGTTTGCGTGAGCGGAATGCCGGCCTTCTTTGCCGCTTCCCCGATGCCCTTGGCGAGCGCGGCCGATTGGGTGTCGAGCTTTTTATAAACGCCCTTTTTCTTCAACTGTTTCAGTGTTTCGATGCCTGCGGATACCGCCAGCGGATTGCCTGAGAGTGTGCCAGCCTGATAGACCGGCCCTGATGGGGCAATCAAGTCCATAATCTCTTTTCGCCCGCCGTAGGCCCCGACCGGCAGGCCCCCGCCGATGATTTTCCCCAGCACGGTGAGATCCGGCGTGATGCCATAGAGCCCTTGCGCGCCTCCGTATCCGACGCGGAACCCGGAAATCACTTCGTCGAAGACCAGCAAGATGTCGTGCTCCGCCGTCAACCGGCGCAGCGCGGCCAAAAATTCCGGCGCAGGCGGCACCACGCCCATGTTTCCTGCGATCGGCTCCAGGATGATGCAGGCCAGGGTCTTGCCTTGCTCGGCGATGATGCGCCGAACGGCATCGATGTCATTGTATGGGACCGTGAGGGTGTGCTTGGCGAAATCCGCGGGAACGCCGAGCGAATCGGGGATGCCCAGCGTGGCGAGGCCTGACCCGGCTTTGGCCAGCAGGTAGTCGCTGTGTCCGTGATAGCACCCTTCGAATTTCAAGATGTTGTCCCGCTTTGTGAAGCCGCGGGCCACGCGAATGGCGCTCATCACCGCTTCGGTGCCGGAGCTGACCAGCCGGACTTTTTCCATCGAGGGGAAGGCGTCGCGGATCATGCGGGCGAGCGTGACTTCCAGCTCCGTCGGGGCGCCGTAACTGGTGCCGTTATCGGCGGCTTTCTTGATGGCGCGGATGATGGCCGGCGCCGCATGGCCCAGGATCATCGGTCCCCATGACAGGACATAATCAAGATAGATATTGCCGTCGACGTCGTAAAGCTTGGCGCCTTTGGCGCGTTTGATGAACCGTGGCTGTCCGCCGACGGAGCGGAAGGCGCGAACAGGGCTGTTCACCCCACCGGGAATGAGTTGCTGAGCGTCGGCAAAGAGTTTCGCGGAGCGGGTCGTCTTCATAATGGGGGCGCACCCTAACATGCTCGCTTGTGTTGGTCAAGGAAGTTGCACGCGCATGGGAATCGATGGCGAGGAATGTCTCACATGGGGACAAAATATGTCACAAAAGATACGCGCGCGCCGATTTGGATACAGCAGATATTCTGCGGAAGCGGCAGGGATCGCTGATTTTGGGCAGATTCTTGAAGACGCACAATCGCACAGGTTGCGGCCCAACTCTTGCTGTTGTTGCGGGTATCTGTTTGGTTGATTGAGGGAGTATCTATGACGGTGGTCTGTTCATGGTGCAGGCAAGAAGGGCGAGCCGGAGTGGTGCGGGAAAAAGCGCCGTTCGAAGATCGCCGGGAAACCCATGGGATCTGCGCCGCGCATCGGAGCCAGGTGCGGGCCAGTTGGGATGACCTCGCGCGTTCCACGCCACCGAGCGAGACGTCAGCGGCCAAAGAGATGGGCGGGTATGTCGTGCGCTCTGCTTCCGGTCTCTGGAGTAGTCTGCGGAACCTCTCCCGTAAAGCCGGCCTCTAGCGGCCGCTTCCCGATCGGTCCTTCTTTTCGCCCTCAATGGAGTGAATCAGCTTACGGGGATGTTTTGCGCGCCGGTTTCTTCGCCGGCGTTGGGGGCACCCCAGTCGGCGCTGGTTCAAGATCCCAATGTTTGCGTGTTCGCCGTTCCTGTTCTGATACCGCAAAGAGGGCGTGAAACGGGATCGCGCGCGATCCTTCTCCCGCTTGTCCTGTACTCCAGGCCTCGCCGGCGTCGCTTAAAATCTCCAACAGGGTCTCGTATTCCTCTTCGTCGCCGGGAAGCACGGCCTGTGCGTCTGTGATGAGCAGCACATAGCCTTTGGCCGGCAGCCATTCCAAGTCAGCGAGGCATTCTTCCATCGCATCCCAGTTGTGGCCGAAGTAGTCGGGAAATCCTAAGGCGCGCGCGAATTCGGTGAATAGGCCTGCCGCTGTCGCGCATTTCTTGCCGTTGATGACGCGGAGCGCGAACCCGGCCGGGGCCTTGAGCAGGCTGGCCGCGGGTGTTCCTGCCGGCACCACGAGCAGCGATGACCAGGGGGCTTTGGGCGTCTGAAGATAACCGGCCAGTGTGTGGGGTTGTGTCATGGGCTCTCTGTATGCTGATTGAGCGGTATAAACGTTCGATAATGGTCGCCGGTATAGTAGGCGTTGCCGGTGCGTTGCTCAATCACGATTCGTTCCGCGTCTCGTGATTGGCCTCGGACCTTCGGGTTCACGTCGTATTCCCGGTACCGGCCTGGAGGCAACCGTCGCTCTCGATTGTTGAAGTCCCGGCCTCCGACATAGCCGGGTAACGGCACTCCGTTTCGGTCTCGCAGGATCTTGAGCAGATCGTGCGCCTTCTGGGGGATGTCCGCGTGCTGCGAGGCACGGGGCCGGTCTTCCTGCTGGGGCTGAAGGGGCTGCTCCGGTGCGAGGATCCC is drawn from Nitrospira sp. and contains these coding sequences:
- a CDS encoding thermonuclease family protein codes for the protein MRHHTATLLASLLLCLNSMTPAMVAQAAKLSAANSGSTVPQNCDLCWSPSAGDSNRLPSTLQPYRPHHPRSSRPHRRPSGRYKITPYQKQIQPSALRRLLRPRLPYNQPISAVDGDTVRMGGERIRLRGIDTPELNEPGGQEAKQRLETLLHDGPIRIVPYGQDVYGRTVADVFVNGRNVAEVLRQEGFSKPQL
- a CDS encoding barstar family protein; this encodes MTQPHTLAGYLQTPKAPWSSLLVVPAGTPAASLLKAPAGFALRVINGKKCATAAGLFTEFARALGFPDYFGHNWDAMEECLADLEWLPAKGYVLLITDAQAVLPGDEEEYETLLEILSDAGEAWSTGQAGEGSRAIPFHALFAVSEQERRTRKHWDLEPAPTGVPPTPAKKPARKTSP
- a CDS encoding ribonuclease domain-containing protein, with amino-acid sequence MRWNRWRHSVASQFLACVFLGLIALASWAPGSLAGILAPEQPLQPQQEDRPRASQHADIPQKAHDLLKILRDRNGVPLPGYVGGRDFNNRERRLPPGRYREYDVNPKVRGQSRDAERIVIEQRTGNAYYTGDHYRTFIPLNQHTESP
- the hemL gene encoding glutamate-1-semialdehyde 2,1-aminomutase, coding for MKTTRSAKLFADAQQLIPGGVNSPVRAFRSVGGQPRFIKRAKGAKLYDVDGNIYLDYVLSWGPMILGHAAPAIIRAIKKAADNGTSYGAPTELEVTLARMIRDAFPSMEKVRLVSSGTEAVMSAIRVARGFTKRDNILKFEGCYHGHSDYLLAKAGSGLATLGIPDSLGVPADFAKHTLTVPYNDIDAVRRIIAEQGKTLACIILEPIAGNMGVVPPAPEFLAALRRLTAEHDILLVFDEVISGFRVGYGGAQGLYGITPDLTVLGKIIGGGLPVGAYGGRKEIMDLIAPSGPVYQAGTLSGNPLAVSAGIETLKQLKKKGVYKKLDTQSAALAKGIGEAAKKAGIPLTQTRVGSMLTSFFLSGPVTDWNTVKHADTKRYGQFFHKMLEQGIYLAPSQFEAAFLSTAHTAQDIEKTIRAAHTAFKSL